One stretch of Pseudomonas sp. NC02 DNA includes these proteins:
- a CDS encoding DUF1120 domain-containing protein translates to MNRTFGLAIVVVGLAVSMGTQANTSGAGNLRVTGTIKPAACTVNLGATGGTVDYGTINASSIPLTSFYPLPEKSLPLSVNCGAAAAQMALSVTDSQTNSVVRGILGTGFTDNHNFGLGAVGTRNTGGYSIRLATLTTVGATLYPLRRTSSGGAWSTSDGKVEKSPYQHSWSRNNNTTPAAVSSVTGTLVVKAVINRGDALDLSRDIQLNGAATLVVTRI, encoded by the coding sequence ATGAACAGAACATTTGGTTTGGCAATAGTGGTCGTTGGCCTGGCGGTAAGCATGGGTACTCAAGCAAACACAAGTGGTGCCGGGAACCTGAGAGTCACCGGAACCATTAAACCAGCTGCATGCACGGTAAACCTCGGCGCCACAGGCGGCACCGTTGATTACGGTACGATCAATGCGTCGAGCATTCCGCTGACCTCTTTCTATCCTCTGCCGGAAAAGTCGCTGCCGTTAAGCGTCAACTGTGGTGCGGCGGCTGCCCAGATGGCACTGTCCGTTACTGACTCACAAACAAACAGTGTCGTAAGGGGGATCCTGGGAACCGGCTTCACCGACAACCACAACTTTGGTCTTGGCGCGGTCGGAACCAGGAATACCGGTGGCTATTCGATCAGGCTCGCCACCTTGACCACTGTCGGCGCTACGCTGTACCCGCTTAGAAGGACAAGCTCCGGCGGTGCCTGGAGCACCAGTGACGGCAAGGTCGAAAAATCTCCTTACCAGCACTCCTGGAGCCGTAATAACAACACAACTCCAGCCGCGGTCTCTTCCGTTACCGGCACTCTCGTAGTCAAGGCTGTGATCAATCGCGGCGATGCACTGGATCTCAGCAGGGATATTCAATTGAATGGAGCTGCTACTTTGGTAGTAACTCGAATCTAA
- a CDS encoding fimbria/pilus outer membrane usher protein: MRNATHANDWSLSVRPIRTSVSRTCIGLATLWSLPAYALELGSGFDLAVLSANGIDPKVAHYFRSAARFREGVHVVGLQVNGTSLGLVEARFDYQGQLCFTPVLLDKAGLRLPASIIRPGIAPDQACHDFLGAYPATIVKLRPGSDEVSLVVPTQSMREAEWDVGSFYQGGTAALFNYDVQGFEERFNSGSSRSVSAYTEAGFNIGNWIVRSRQFFVSDNGKRSSEHVNAYAQRDFAPLKSTFQVGQISSNNPVFGGLQLSGFQLSPDGQSRSPGGSSVVVEGLAQSPSRVEVRQAGVLIHTTLVPEGPFTLTGLPILNGTSDLEVSVIGTRGGRHGFTVPAASFAGAVPIEPGYYFSLGKVRGANPGAGEPPVVAMGSGTWGLGRNSSLGFGLLSTDEYQAAGGVWSSVFFQHLSVGVRQNLSRDGRDEVTGARSSVTVGSPLFAGIEMTSSATTQTRDYREVLEVGQSTRRDQRDARFKDQYTVGLSWVDPSLGGFSVSYSRSSQFDDRSAEHVFASWNQQFNGTQVALIADSWVGGSRPRKVRNTVRDERSDVSDKGLSLRLQVTVPFGGDRRVTSYASRRGDRFDLGAAFSDRVNDYVNYEVGVAREQASRTQAVHARVNAMPRYTQIGLGVRHDSLSTGYTGQLQGGVVVHDRGMTFSPYAVQDTFGIVSVGNVGAAKVSTPQGPVWTDYRGQAVIASLPAYRSSNVEVQTQSLPKRIDLKNGTKVLAAGRGSFNTIDFEVVKVRRVLLEVRDARGQPLPQGASVFDSNNAFLTSVVGEGMVFLNSLDESRALNISLPDSSTCLLQLNLEPESNDDKFYETGSALCRTL; encoded by the coding sequence ATGAGAAATGCTACCCATGCAAACGATTGGAGCCTCTCTGTACGACCCATTCGAACCTCGGTTTCCCGGACTTGTATCGGCCTGGCAACGCTGTGGAGCCTTCCCGCCTACGCGCTGGAGCTCGGATCGGGTTTTGATCTGGCGGTCTTGTCGGCGAACGGGATCGACCCGAAGGTTGCCCATTATTTTCGCAGTGCTGCGCGATTCCGCGAGGGCGTGCACGTGGTGGGGCTGCAGGTCAACGGCACCTCATTGGGCCTGGTGGAGGCACGCTTCGATTACCAGGGGCAGTTGTGTTTTACCCCGGTCCTGCTGGACAAGGCCGGGTTGCGGTTGCCAGCCTCGATTATTCGGCCGGGCATTGCGCCCGACCAGGCGTGTCATGACTTTCTCGGTGCTTACCCCGCGACCATCGTCAAGTTGCGCCCCGGCAGCGATGAGGTATCGCTGGTGGTGCCTACTCAGTCAATGCGCGAGGCCGAATGGGATGTCGGCAGTTTCTACCAGGGCGGCACGGCAGCCTTGTTCAATTACGATGTGCAGGGATTCGAAGAGCGCTTCAACAGCGGCTCTTCCCGCTCGGTTTCGGCCTACACCGAGGCGGGATTCAATATCGGCAACTGGATCGTCCGAAGCCGCCAATTCTTTGTCTCCGATAACGGCAAGCGCAGCAGCGAGCATGTGAATGCCTACGCCCAACGCGATTTCGCGCCCCTGAAGTCGACCTTCCAGGTCGGGCAGATTTCCAGCAACAACCCGGTGTTCGGTGGGTTACAGCTGTCGGGTTTCCAGCTCTCGCCGGATGGCCAATCGCGCAGTCCGGGTGGCAGCAGCGTGGTGGTCGAAGGTTTGGCCCAGAGCCCATCCCGGGTCGAGGTGCGCCAGGCCGGGGTGTTGATCCATACCACACTGGTACCGGAAGGCCCGTTCACGTTGACCGGATTACCCATACTCAATGGCACCAGCGATCTTGAGGTCAGTGTCATTGGCACTCGCGGTGGCAGGCATGGGTTCACCGTCCCTGCCGCGTCCTTTGCGGGGGCGGTACCGATAGAGCCCGGTTATTACTTCTCCCTGGGCAAGGTGCGCGGGGCAAATCCGGGTGCCGGGGAGCCTCCGGTCGTGGCGATGGGCAGTGGGACCTGGGGATTGGGGCGCAACTCGTCACTGGGATTCGGCCTGTTGAGTACCGACGAATACCAGGCGGCGGGTGGCGTGTGGAGCAGTGTTTTTTTCCAGCACCTTTCGGTTGGCGTGCGCCAGAACCTGTCTCGCGATGGCCGGGACGAAGTTACCGGGGCTCGCAGCTCAGTCACCGTGGGAAGTCCGCTGTTCGCCGGCATTGAAATGACGTCGAGTGCCACTACCCAGACGCGGGATTATCGCGAAGTACTGGAAGTGGGGCAGTCGACGCGGCGTGACCAGCGGGATGCCCGCTTCAAGGACCAATACACGGTAGGTTTGAGTTGGGTCGACCCGTCCCTGGGAGGCTTTTCCGTCAGTTATTCCCGCAGCTCGCAATTTGATGATCGCTCCGCCGAACACGTCTTTGCCTCATGGAACCAGCAGTTCAATGGCACCCAGGTGGCTTTGATTGCGGATTCCTGGGTGGGCGGCTCTCGACCGCGCAAGGTCAGGAACACCGTTCGAGACGAGCGCAGCGATGTGTCGGATAAGGGGCTTTCGCTTCGGTTGCAGGTCACCGTGCCGTTCGGTGGGGATCGCCGCGTCACCTCGTATGCCAGTCGGCGGGGCGACAGGTTCGATCTTGGGGCCGCCTTCAGCGATCGGGTCAACGACTATGTGAACTATGAAGTGGGGGTTGCGCGTGAGCAGGCGAGCCGTACACAGGCTGTTCACGCCCGCGTGAATGCCATGCCGCGTTACACCCAGATAGGGTTGGGTGTGCGACATGATTCATTGAGCACCGGGTATACCGGCCAATTGCAGGGCGGCGTGGTGGTCCACGACAGAGGCATGACGTTCTCGCCCTATGCCGTCCAGGACACCTTTGGAATTGTCTCGGTGGGTAATGTCGGGGCAGCCAAGGTTTCGACGCCGCAGGGGCCGGTCTGGACTGACTACCGCGGGCAGGCGGTGATCGCCAGCCTGCCTGCCTACCGCAGCAGCAATGTCGAGGTGCAAACCCAATCCCTGCCCAAGCGCATCGATCTGAAAAACGGCACCAAGGTCCTTGCGGCCGGACGCGGTTCTTTCAACACGATCGATTTCGAAGTAGTGAAAGTGCGCCGTGTATTGCTTGAGGTCCGTGACGCGCGGGGCCAACCCTTGCCCCAGGGAGCCTCGGTTTTCGACAGCAACAATGCTTTCCTGACCAGCGTCGTGGGCGAGGGCATGGTCTTCCTTAACAGCCTGGATGAGTCGCGAGCGCTGAACATCTCCTTGCCAGATTCAAGCACCTGCTTGTTGCAACTGAACCTTGAGCCAGAATCCAATGACGACAAATTCTATGAAACAGGTTCGGCGCTCTGCCGTACCCTCTGA
- the ppx gene encoding exopolyphosphatase produces MPQSQAKNLSLIAAIDLGSNSFHMVVAKAQNGEIRILERLGEKVQLAAGIDDERQLNEESMQRGLDCLKRFAQLINGMPPGAVRIVGTNALREARNRGEFIRRAEEILGHPVEVISGREEARLIYLGVSHTLADTPGKRLVADIGGGSTEFIIGQRFEPLLRESLQMGCVSYTQRYFKDGKITPARYAQAYTAARLEIMSIEHALHRLTWDEAIGSSGTIRAIGLALKAGGHGAGEVNAEGLAWLKRKLFKLGDAEKIDFEGIKPDRRTIFPAGLAILEAIFDALELQRMDHCDGALREGVLYDLLGRHHHEDVRERTLSSLMERYHVDLEQAARVERKALHAFDQVAADWDLEDGVWRELLGWAAKVHEVGLDIAHYHYHKHGAYLIEHSDLAGFSREDQQMLALLVRGHRRNIPRDKFAEFGAEGIKLIRLCALLRFAILFHHIRGTQEMPQVVLRANADSLDVVFPKNWLDENQLTQADFAQEAEWLTRVGFTLNVR; encoded by the coding sequence ATGCCGCAATCCCAAGCCAAGAATCTGTCCCTGATCGCCGCCATCGACCTGGGCTCCAACAGCTTTCACATGGTCGTGGCCAAGGCCCAGAACGGCGAAATCCGCATCCTTGAGCGGCTCGGCGAGAAAGTGCAGCTGGCTGCCGGGATCGACGACGAGCGTCAGCTCAATGAAGAATCCATGCAGCGCGGGCTCGATTGCCTGAAGCGCTTTGCCCAACTGATCAACGGCATGCCCCCGGGCGCCGTGCGGATCGTCGGCACCAACGCCCTGCGCGAAGCCCGCAACCGGGGCGAGTTCATCCGCCGCGCCGAGGAGATCCTCGGGCACCCGGTAGAGGTCATCTCCGGCCGCGAGGAAGCACGCCTGATCTACCTCGGCGTGTCCCACACCCTGGCCGACACTCCGGGCAAGCGCCTGGTGGCCGACATCGGCGGTGGCAGTACCGAATTCATTATTGGCCAGCGCTTCGAGCCGCTGCTGCGCGAAAGCCTGCAAATGGGCTGCGTCAGCTACACCCAGCGCTATTTCAAGGACGGCAAGATCACCCCGGCCCGCTACGCCCAGGCTTATACGGCGGCGCGGCTGGAGATCATGAGCATCGAGCACGCCCTGCACCGCCTGACCTGGGATGAGGCCATCGGTTCGTCCGGCACCATCCGCGCCATCGGCCTGGCCCTCAAGGCCGGCGGCCATGGCGCTGGCGAGGTCAACGCCGAAGGCCTGGCCTGGCTCAAGCGCAAGCTGTTCAAGCTGGGGGATGCCGAGAAGATCGACTTCGAAGGCATCAAGCCTGATCGCCGCACCATTTTCCCGGCGGGCCTGGCGATTCTCGAAGCGATTTTCGACGCCCTCGAACTGCAACGCATGGACCACTGCGATGGCGCCCTGCGTGAAGGGGTGCTCTACGACCTGCTGGGCCGTCATCATCATGAAGACGTCCGTGAGCGCACCCTCAGCTCGTTGATGGAGCGTTACCACGTCGACCTGGAACAGGCGGCGCGGGTTGAACGCAAGGCGCTGCATGCTTTCGACCAGGTCGCAGCGGATTGGGACCTGGAAGACGGCGTGTGGCGTGAACTGCTGGGCTGGGCGGCCAAGGTCCATGAAGTGGGGCTGGACATCGCCCACTACCATTACCACAAGCACGGCGCCTACCTGATTGAGCACTCGGACCTGGCGGGTTTCTCCCGTGAAGACCAGCAGATGCTCGCGCTGCTGGTACGCGGCCACCGCCGCAACATCCCCCGGGACAAGTTTGCCGAGTTCGGTGCCGAGGGCATCAAGCTGATTCGCCTGTGCGCGCTGCTGCGGTTTGCGATCCTGTTCCACCACATCCGTGGTACCCAGGAAATGCCGCAAGTGGTCCTGCGGGCCAATGCCGACAGCCTGGACGTGGTATTCCCGAAGAACTGGCTGGATGAAAACCAGCTGACCCAGGCGGATTTCGCCCAGGAAGCCGAGTGGCTGACGCGGGTTGGGTTCACGCTGAACGTGCGCTGA
- a CDS encoding fimbria/pilus chaperone family protein: MSRLLNAVNALFWCANLYFLVSGSVRADGMEPETSVVILYEENGEATINVKNTDAGPALLHTVIQNVPEDPETLLIVTPPIARVEPGETQLVRFISTLKQPLKTQRLKRVTFEGIPQARAEGRSTIGVTIRQDLPLILHPQGLPRHQEPWKLLKWKLRGNRLTVHNDSAYVVRMGLEVHLLPSRHPAILPRTYILPGEVLSTRIEEAVAQVSGVEIQPATVYGYSATAYEASVVVEAG, encoded by the coding sequence ATGAGTCGTCTTTTAAATGCAGTTAATGCTCTGTTCTGGTGTGCGAATCTTTATTTTTTGGTTTCTGGCAGTGTAAGAGCGGATGGGATGGAGCCGGAAACATCCGTTGTTATTCTTTATGAAGAGAACGGTGAAGCGACGATCAACGTAAAAAATACGGACGCTGGCCCTGCTTTACTTCACACAGTCATTCAAAACGTCCCGGAAGATCCGGAGACACTCTTGATCGTTACGCCTCCTATCGCCCGTGTCGAACCGGGCGAAACACAACTTGTGCGGTTTATCAGTACCTTGAAGCAGCCGCTCAAGACTCAGCGATTGAAGCGCGTCACCTTTGAAGGTATTCCGCAGGCGCGCGCCGAAGGGCGCTCGACCATTGGAGTGACCATTCGACAGGACTTACCGCTGATCCTGCATCCCCAGGGCTTGCCGCGGCATCAGGAGCCATGGAAGTTGCTGAAGTGGAAGCTGCGGGGAAATCGGCTGACGGTTCATAACGACAGTGCCTACGTGGTCCGGATGGGGCTGGAGGTGCACCTGCTGCCGTCGAGGCACCCGGCGATATTGCCGCGCACCTATATCCTGCCTGGCGAAGTGTTATCAACCCGCATCGAAGAGGCGGTGGCCCAGGTCAGCGGTGTCGAGATTCAACCGGCGACGGTCTACGGGTATTCGGCAACCGCCTACGAAGCCTCCGTTGTTGTCGAGGCGGGTTGA